The following proteins are co-located in the Aquarana catesbeiana isolate 2022-GZ linkage group LG02, ASM4218655v1, whole genome shotgun sequence genome:
- the GEMIN4 gene encoding gem-associated protein 4: MDFGYWNVCEQTVVLQGALLLAEKLAVHKSLLEFKKPDWPLIEKPITDALKEISSGTWSQSHGWRKRAIAIFWAKIISCRSQLSQDADLDIERKWKEDVFFPVGNMMPKINNTFLYELLKATKAADIFAELLLALPADFWVNEVSLLLDHLCDETSIEDVTFFLDVWWELMKGYKHRQDETVGIFSAVAYQYLSKTNDELLPSSKRFKPDPEQALPPDSSILAEILDRLHNIRPYITNAKLKCYAIANLADMLCSSAFLEKESGHLPVRQYLEKLVAVLCFCNTETKNLHPQSYLPKTIREAERVVQSGNIASKFRLTKEAQQFSLNLLQDLLLQWGEELHNYINNNEDIGYECYRMNSSLASLQKILFALECPEQRENGLKMAKYIASLQEKTATGQIKYTRNDTDAMAAVAMNIIKDKMDRYEEVCDLFASEVAWAFTNYWFNCLNKNKELFRDADLIFKLLESVDKATLEQSNQNIKQIEKCASIVLDLYCDLPLEKMNNVLLKVLCRWGKKGLSHCMMAFTDHFQEELNMTFNQISQKVTNDNPVARVARLALLHPEQVVSKACHIAVTNLGAHVFLSKILISLPALGFRNANNTEVSDSLICQCLMETCWGKLSSDKEESQFLYLLTYLMGSSENADNNTASLLQPAEVVRAFVLPYLLDECVHLKSCLHILQKALGVENPIDTSGKHWVLSCSPFPLMMSLCKLLNSYSRCWQHSDQPYCLTLESKELIIDILTQLYIVILPEADNCTETWNKSLFWLHRKMEHLDWVVRLRMKPIFGKHFKYEVPASLFEVCKLSEDEWTTLNLPEYGLGTGLLAWMECCCISREMKDQMLSLLCVNIEDPEEVNFFSKGFLVAMVQVLPWCSSTECKLLSEVVRTLLEKQLLHVPYTLEYVQYMPLLNLRPFAYHLQYSVLLLRVFQLLCSSSCSNWLTLDGQKHIARLYSGCVSDILDGVKKQLLDCSLQLQKEQKEVEYVQEVLFIYSQVFCHVLHIIAMMLENTCEPLFFLSLEILSLYETLRASDTSKNSLLRKANDRHFLKSITAGVSNEHHRATLMQKINKL, encoded by the coding sequence gatattgGAATGTATGTGAACAAACCGTTGTTCTCCAAGGAGCACTGCTTCTAGCAGAGAAACTTGCAGTACACAAATCATTACTGGAATTTAAGAAGCCTGACTGGCCTCTCATTGAAAAGCCAATAACTGATGCTCTAAAGGAAATCAGCTCAGGTACCTGGTCACAAAGCCACGGATGGAGGAAAAGAGCCATCGCTATATTTTGGGCCAAAATAATTTCTTGCCGGTCACAGCTGTCCCAGGATGCCGACCTGGACATCGAGAGGAAGTGGAAAGAGGATGTTTTCTTTCCAGTGGGAAACATGatgccaaaaataaataatacatttctgTATGAACTGCTGAAAGCTACGAAAGCAGCAGATATATTTGCAGAGCTGCTCTTGGCACTGCCAGCAGATTTTTGGGTGAATGAAGTATCCTTGTTGCTAGACCATCTTTGTGATGAAACGTCTATAGAGGATGTGACTTTCTTTTTGGATGTGTGGTGGGAACTAATGAAAGGTTATAAGCACAGACAGGATGAGACTGTTGGGATATTTTCAGCTGTTGCATATCAGTACTTGTCTAAAACGAATGATGAACTTTTGCCAAGCTCAAAGAGATTTAAACCTGACCCTGAGCAAGCTTTACCTCCAGATAGTAGTATCCTTGCAGAAATTCTGGATAGACTTCATAATATTAGGCCATACATCACTAATGCCAAGTTGAAGTGCTACGCAATTGCTAACTTAGCAGACATGTTATGCTCCTCTGCATTCCTGGAGAAAGAGTCAGGGCATCTTCCCGTAAGGCAGTACTTAGAGAAACTGGTTGCTGTTCTTTGTTTTTGTAATACTGAAACCAAAAACCTCCATCCCCAAAGCTACCTCCCGAAAACGATAAGGGAAGCAGAGAGGGTTGTTCAAAGTGGAAACATAGCTTCCAAATTTAGATTAACAAAAGAGGCTCAGCAGTTTAGTTTAAATTTACTCCAAGATCTGCTTCTTCAGTGGGGAGAAGAACTGCACAATTATATTAATAACAATGAAGATATTGGGTACGAGTGTTACAGGATGAACAGCAGCCTAGCATCCTTGCAGAAAATTCTGTTTGCATTGGAATGTCCAGAGCAAAGGGAGAATGGTTTAAAAATGGCAAAGTATATTGCCAGCCTACAGGAGAAGACTGCTACGGGTCAAATAAAATACACAAGAAATGACACTGATGCGATGGCAGCCGTTGCCATGAACATAATTAAGGATAAGATGGACCGCTATGAAGAAGTTTGCGATTTATTTGCTTCAGAAGTTGCCTGGGCATTTACTAATTACTGGTTTAATTGCCTTAACAAGAACAAGGAACTGTTTCGAGATGCAGACCTGATTTTTAAATTACTGGAATCTGTGGATAAAGCAACATTGGAGCAAAGCAATCAAAATATTAAGCAAATTGAAAAGTGTGCCAGTATTGTTTTAGATCTGTACTGTGATCTCCCTTTAGAAAAGATGAATAATGTGCTTCTAAAAGTGTTATGTAGATGGGGAAAGAAAGGGCTGTCTCATTGTATGATGGCATTTACAGATCACTTCCAGGAAGAGCTCAACATGACATTCAATCAGATCTCCCAGAAAGTAACAAATGACAACCCGGTTGCTAGAGTGGCCAGACTGGCTTTGTTGCACCCTGAACAAGTGGTCAGCAAAGCATGTCACATTGCTGTAACCAACCTTGGTGCTCATGTCTTTTTATCAAAGATACTGATTTCACTTCCTGCCTTAGGTTTTAGGAATGCTAATAACACAGAGGTATCTGACTCATTAATATGCCAGTGCTTGATGGAAACCTGCTGGGGCAAACTTTCCTCAGATAAGGAAGAAAGTCAATTTTTATACTTACTAACTTATTTAATGGGGTCTTCTGAAAATGCAGACAATAACACCGCATCTCTACTGCAGCCAGCAGAAGTGGTAAGGGCATTTGTTCTTCCATACCTACTTGATGAATGTGTTCATTTGAAGTCCTGTTTGCATATTCTTCAAAAGGCACTTGGTGTAGAGAATCCAATAGATACCTCTGGCAAGCACTGGGTTCTCTCCTGCTCACCATTTCCACTTATGATGTCTCTATGTAAACTCCTTAATAGCTATAGTAGGTGCTGGCAGCATTCTGATCAACCATATTGCCTTACATTGGAATCCAAAGAATTAATCATAGACATTCTTACTCAGCTATATATTGTGATCTTGCCAGAGGCTGATAATTGTACAGAAACTTGGAATAAGTCACTCTTTTGGCTACACAGAAAAATGGAGCACTTAGATTGGGTTGTACGATTGAGAATGAAGCCAATATTTGGAAAGCACTTCAAGTATGAAGTCCCGGCTTCTTTGTTTGAGGTTTGCAAACTTTCAGAGGACGAGTGGACAACACTTAACCTTCCAGAGTATGGGCTGGGAACAGGTCTTTTGGCTTGGATGGAATGCTGTTGTATATCAAGAGAAATGAAAGACCAAATGCTGTCCCTTTTGTGTGTCAACATAGAGGACCCAGAGGAGGTCAATTTCTTTAGCAAGGGGTTCTTGGTGGCCATGGTTCAAGTCCTTCCCTGGTGCAGTTCAACTGAATGCAAGCTTCTCAGTGAAGTTGTGAGGACTCTCCTGGAAAAACAACTTCTCCATGTGCCATATACTCTTGAATATGTGCAGTACATGCCTCTTCTTAACCTCCGGCCATTTGCCTACcatctgcagtactctgtcctccTCTTACGAGTTTTCCAGCTCCTCTGCAGCTCTAGCTGTTCTAATTGGCTTACCCTTGATGGCCAAAAGCATATTGCAAGGCTTTACAGCGGCTGCGTCTCAGATATATTAGATGGGGTTAAAAAGCAGTTGTTGGACTGCAGTCTTCAGTTGCAGAAGGAACagaaagaagtagaatatgttcaGGAGGTTTTGTTCATTTATAGTCAAGTATTCTGCCATGTCCTCCATATTATAGCAATGATGTTGGAAAACACATGTGAACCTCTTTTCTTTTTGTCCCTTGAAATTCTTTCCTTGTATGAGACCCTAAGAGCTAGTGATACTTCTAAAAACAGCTTGCTGAGAAAAGCAAATGATAGACACTTCTTAAAGTCCATCACTGCAGGCGTGAGTAATGAGCACCATCGGGCCACTCTGATGCAGAAAATTAACAAActttaa